The following coding sequences are from one Leishmania donovani BPK282A1 complete genome, chromosome 3 window:
- a CDS encoding cytochrome c oxidase copper chaperone, putative: MGNSTSSVGGAAPPQQQDQRQSSKTPSCRICCACPQERRARDECTLLRNVDECETEIEAFYACLRREGFSAEEVNALKRNTKTM; this comes from the coding sequence ATGGGGAACAGCACATCATCTGTgggtggtgcggcgccgcctcagcagcaggaCCAGCGGCAGTCGTCCAAGACACCCAGCTGCAGAATTTGCTGCGCCTGCCCGCAGGAGCGCCGCGCCCGTGATGAGTGCACGCTCCTCAGGAACGTGGACGAGTGCGAGACCGAAATAGAAGCGTTCTACGCGTGTCTGCGGAGGGAAGGCTTCAGCGCTGAGGAGGTGAACGCGCTCAAGAGGAACACCAAGACGATGTGA
- a CDS encoding serine/threonine-protein kinase, putative, which translates to KTSASAAAATDASDGGTGEAAVRQAQPRRPRRGVDVPPLKQWWSPADAEDAPAGAARPSPPASLTLSDAGMDGDYGSPGILDLAASLNFGASAPAAPAAAAAAAAAAAEAPATEMVSARCADVTTTSTAHAHDDDDDAVDDFLRNVIAGKTDMLRKQLAREKLEAAAAAAAAAAANPGHHNNNSPSCTRGGGAGLDKSTRRSSTSTFGTVTGDGAASMGSSMHLQKSISAATTTTGSSLAGGKATASRGGSSMAATTTTGAALAAGGTSPQHYHARRSRYVSSAARSLQDYELIAFLGSGTFAEVTLARNKVTGEYFAVKKISKQRVKEEGCVERTFTERQLLAKLHHPFLVRLYQAFQSQTHLYLVLDFAQGGDLYSLSVQQLWLRSMKRSLVKMQYPYYQSTSSTFTPAPPPAAATSNAQLTAGPALSRLPSSAAVTQPTEVVPDAQRQQPRVSSGTTTSDRDAILASPAMVGSVGSSTVSSASRPGYTVADTATGAALPLASARDGHASGVADGAHEAAAAVADEEMKEEDTDTTEFDGATDNNRSMAEAPPSAVRQQQRQSSRHAQRGAADCPSRHPRLATDLFYYTTDAIDEFATSRNVGSGGSRSSPTTPTTSRTPEATESAAAHAAAAAGDSAPAATRDGEVASSTASVASSGRERYRLLRRRTLPAVERDGGARGGRSMSSSSSSSTDDDNGKGRRRRDTADKDGRGSSADSARRLSWKPRGVTCTGPATQAGAASQHPPSPAASTPSRQTAAGGASVVSTATSSTALPLATRPSDLTAIDLATPRTQMSLPRSPVHFQYDERRSSSGHSNNGGGGVDEALRGGESSSAVSVKSTPSLTATKWRPMPRRASASELADIFAVAASSAAVTVPATSAAGGASAADVKRGKTTKSAWPPATGAEQPQLASDNSHTATSTTSAAATSLPRRQKGKAKVVSDKDEDSGASTSPSSPPPPLHAGSSHGSRRAPEKKATESHDASEAAVDQRSFSTDITDAAKPLSATVTTMSFVGATAAQDAAAAAAALRVDLAAPFRQVAMEGSASVLRTLPSAEFAPDGAHRFPLRLIAFYAIEVALVLQYLHREGFLYRDLKPENILMRRDGHVMLTDFGVAKYRKGAAIMPSGSGDGVHGEVASSPYSGAGAGTDGRANSFTGTTQYMSPEMLRGQPHDSRTDWWSYGCLLFEWANGRKAFNAQNQFALFRSIVEEDVKITAEDYRLTPLEVHTRVAQLHYRAEEVRLAYEQRVARRMRRSFTPLSQSTRPPATPSALTAEVIYNPDNRSFDVQLRSPAMSAMSFAQSGSDGTGAAAEGAEEALTNDVVKSCTPHPKDSRQRPPSLLPSFDAAATHVTPHRHAHRRLHSYSYASPHSTATVPKASVAVLLNDSFANQLGALGVSRTASAEEDTQGPSPQSTLNDSFAGVESNSVVSLCGAPTNLSMRLTTTEDGVIAALLSSASPTAVHLQHQQQQQERHRRHQRRRLRLSCLNLDEATRDRYIDNAVAQMAEAQALLRDLTMKLLDRRMEHRLSGEAVLEHPFFTCPYVVSQLYYDVYQRRVLSTEMRRSVRAAFGSNNLPADFVAPMWDGTLQQPTTVASPLPPLVPASPTPFATTTTAAAAAASVSHTHDSFLAIPLPSQTRPEDWRELFMERRIRAPYAPRLRTRDDLRYFPAAVTATGLSAAAEQHRRIKEVKEQQKELMMMRANKTAATATNKSFGSASFPATLSCPNTQLTANGSGSGGGGSVVLVPLDAEAAQQVQQLLVASASSLSLQNRDDASLLPELDPDGPAAVHTDGVRTALEVSHAAAAPVALTSSGAGVAVSTPAASSQGPAEKTQPLQLPAVEVIAAVTADLGDASPSHKRLAEVPAQSSAAGDARRADFAEEVPLDTRGTTATGTAATTASVALPSRMWEPQLAGHCSARMSSAKASPMDTPLSVGSGSGSLTTSAAVAEFRPDLFDRAATLPQSFVDAALAVAAAAQKKQQRSADSGTAPKALITAPVETQGSSTGAVAAAETACASASTDVTRSTGAERSTFAATPPTSLEALPQQQPARVDDAAPNSSVLPASREMAYAADGRLSGALPTCGGVGTHSTADAEAVVEEAEKEHAEVLVDEDEDHDGGGGYYEQDALAEDDAHAVDGGDDSTIVEEAAAAADMTSETDTITVAAVNSTMEVSSFEDSHASVRLPTPTRRGTLVKSSVVVSSAGTSGWGSSAANPLSPGVGGVDVEADSNNSVCRRGNVSVTGPTPIVPVEVPPTANASLNLRSHSRTSLGGGSTRPMHGSLKGAPVYASPLLGHSGEMHCDLSAFTISPVSSTTTMLLEDSQRSLSTSLGPSGAGGPCGTSSAWATPSSADTQVPEREYQRRVHHHRHPLSYADGSGNQDVPDASPHMLPLPPSLAYREESQQQPPEKLLSAATSFENALLPATTSSSSTTNTTPLGTIMMIQSAELTGVGRSLSAATTAAGTASDAALSCTASPAALQALAAVRDGTTTVGGVEASPESPCGGELHSAGAVRSRGPQMPAAFSAVEHRGAHPSSATAAAVTRVASMNVNHDVADDDDNHDVGIADEAGYERSGGEEHSSGDDDGSDTMTTSGSASEGQDEDDQKSDASESVDSARRPTPSAPASARGENVAGSERNADAVSSLLDSTASSISTTTSTSVHAFSMSSDASSTSSQGDNNRAAAMYSTTIRPPMVLLAGADRGGDGGPSGTISGRRQRGDTISLSPYDTPWSFNARIGSCSGGGDHRRRGSDQCMPHRYAHFGRNAAHGGVGTSMPFAATDVTVTVNPTMCATLSANAPLSLDSSGSRLFSTAFASSLSLDTIGGGAGDTAGFLGPLTTTLSGVAYNVDDEASMSTFAATPMMPAEGSDRDSGAASTPTLGYGGRGQGGKDAIGPTASSGADSPSAAGRRRGVQAIWAQQQRKRIARELQQQQQQQQESDPSAAASLLCEAGAESGSRGISDSGGWWSYWSKHGSNDATISSTDKLVGLTSNDGCAEPQHRQMHLGVPYDHAIGDDDKDDAAAAGRGGSPPQRQSCSAKSGGEQGRSDGRGGKRDHRNVALTRCGNEGGADGRTGATGDGSNSGGLSSFGAGGGGSGGFDHFHNFSFTSPQILQQYLASSSSSGGGDGDVDEGRRRPHYQRLRRGRLDGGDSDREP; encoded by the coding sequence AAGACGAGCGCCagtgcggcggccgcgacagACGCAAGCGATGGCGGCACTGGAGAGGCCGCGGTGCGCCAGGCGCAGCCTCGTCGCCCGCGTCGCGGGGTTgatgtgccgccgctgaagcAGTGGTGGAGTCCCGCGGATGCGGAAGACGCCcctgccggtgcggcgcgtcCCTCgccccccgcctccctcacccTTTCAGACGCCGGCATGGATGGCGACTACGGCTCTCCCGGCATCCTTGACCTCGCGGCGTCACTAAACTTCGGCGCATcggctcctgctgctcctgctgctgctgctgctgcggcggcggcggcggcggaagcgcCAGCAACGGAAATGGTCAGCGCGAGATGTGCGGACGTGACGACGACGTCCACCGCGCACGctcacgacgacgacgacgacgctgtcGACGACTTCCTGCGAAATGTCATTGCCGGCAAGACAGACatgctgcgcaagcagctcGCTCGGGAAAAGctcgaggccgccgccgccgccgctgcagcagcagcagctaaTCCTGGCCaccacaacaacaacagcccCAGCTGcactcgcggcggcggggctgGTCTCGACAAGAGCaccaggcgcagcagcacgtcgaCGTTTGGCACCGTGactggcgacggcgccgcctccatggGGAGCTCCATGCACTTGCAGAAGTCGATAagtgccgccaccaccacgacgggCAGCTCACTCGCAGGAGGGAAGGCGACGGCAAGTCGGGGAGGGAgctcgatggcggcgacaacgacgacgggTGCAGCATTGGCCGCTGGAGGCACCTCGCCGCAGCACTACCACGCACGCCGGAGTCGATATGTCAGCTCTGCCGCCCGCTCGCTGCAGGATTACGAGCTGATTGCCTTTCTCGGCAGTGGCACGTTCGCCGAAGTCACATTGGCGCGCAACAAGGTCACTGGGGAGTACTTCGCCGTGAAGAAGATCTCCAAGCAGCGAGTaaaggaggagggctgcGTTGAGCGCACCTTCacggagcggcagctcctcgccaAACTGCACCACCCCTTCCTTGTGCGCCTCTACCAGGCCTTCCAGAGCCAGACACACCTCTACCTCGTGCTGGATTTCGCGCAGGGCGGCGACCTCTACTCGCTcagcgtgcagcagctgtggctCCGCAGCATGAAGCGAAGCCTGGTCAAGATGCAGTACCCGTACTACCAGAGCACCTCTAGCACCTTCACCCCGGCGCCCCCTCCTGCCGCGGCAACGTCGAACGCACAGCTGACGGCCGGACCGGCCCTCTCGCgtcttccctcctccgccgctgtGACACAGCCCACAGAGGTTGTTCcggatgcgcagcggcagcaaccaagagtcagcagcggcaccacgaCCTCGGACAGAGACGCAATCCTTGCATCGCCCGCCATGGTTGGAAGTGTCGGGTCCAGCACGGTCAGCAGTGCCTCTCGGCCGGGCTACACCGTCGCGGACACCGCCACGGGAGCGGCATTGCCTCTGGCCTCAGCGCGGGATGGTCACGCGAGCGGCGTGGCTGATGGCGCCCACGaagccgcggccgccgtggccgaCGAGGAGATGAAAGAGGAAGACACGGACACAACAGAGTTTGACGGCGCCACGGACAACAACCGCAGCATGGCCGAGGCCCCGCCGTCcgcagtgcggcagcagcagcggcagagtAGTAGACACGCCCAGCGAGGTGCCGCTGACTGCCCCAGCCGCCACCCGCGGCTTGCAACGGACTTGTTCTACTACACGACCGACGCCATCGACGAGTTTGCCACCAGTCGCaacgtcggcagcggcggaagcaGAAGCTCGCCAACGACACCCACCACCTCACGCACGCCGGAGGCCACAGAGTCCGCAGCGGCCcatgccgcggcagcagccggagACAGTGCTCCGGCTGCGACCCGAGATGGCGAAGTCGCGTCCTCGACGGCTTCGGTGGCGTCTAGTGGCCGCGAGCGGtaccggctgctgcggcggcgcacgcttCCCGCAGTCGAGCgcgacggtggtgcgcgcggcggccgttCTATGTCTTCATCCTCTTCCTCATCCACTGATGATGATAACGGCAAGggcagacggcggcgagaTACCGCTGACAAggacggccgcggcagctctgccgactcggcgcggcggctaTCGTGGAAGCCGCGAGGCGTGACGTGCACAGGTCCGGCCACGCAGGCTGGGGCTGCGTCTCAGCACCCGCCATCTCCTGCGGCATCCACGCCAAGCCGTCAAactgccgccggtggcgccagCGTCGTGTCTACCgcgacgagcagcaccgccctgCCCTTAGCCACCAGGCCTTCAGACCTCACGGCGATCGACTTGGCAACGCCGAGGACGCAGATGTCACTGCCACGGTCACCTGTGCACTTCCAGTACGACGAgagaagaagcagcagcggccacagcaacaacggcggtggtggtgtggacGAGGCactgcgaggcggcgaatCGTCTTCGGCGGTGTCGGTGAAGTCCACGCCGTCGCTCACGGCGACCAAGTGGCGGCCGATGCCGCGCAGAGCCTCGGCGTCTGAGCTGGCAGACATCTTCGCAGTGGCCGCCTCGtccgcggcggtgacggtgcccgCGACGAGCGCCGCAGgtggcgccagcgcggcTGACGTGAAGAGGGGAAAGACCACCAAGAGCGCGTGGCCGCCGGCCACGGGGgcggagcagccgcagctcgcCAGCGATAACAGCCACACCGCGACCAGCACCACGAGTGCAGCGGCAACGTCACTGCCAAGAAGGCAAAAAGGAAAGGCGAAGGTCGTCAGCGACAAAGACGAGGACAGCGGTGCGTCTAcgtcgccatcatcgccaccgccgccactgcacgcgggcagcagccacggtAGTCGCCGCGCACCCGAAAAAAAGGCGACCGAGTCGCATGATGCGTCGGAGGCCGCGGTCGACcagcgctccttctccacggACATCACCGACGCAGCGAAGCCGCTGTCGGCCACCGTGACGACGATGTCCTTCGTTGGTGCGACCGCGGCGCAggacgcggcagccgcagccgccgcgcttcGGGTCGATCTGGCCGCGCCGTTTCGCCAAGTTGCGATGGAGGGTAGCGCGAGTGTGCTGCGGACGCTGCCCAGCGCGGAGTTTGCGCCTGACGGGGCGCATCGGTTCCCGCTGCGGCTCATCGCCTTCTACGCGATCGAagtggcgctggtgctgcagtaCCTGCACCGTGAAGGTTTTCTCTACCGCGATCTAAAGCCGGAGAACATTTTGATGCGCAGAGATGGGCACGTGATGCTGACGGACTTCGGCGTCGCGAAGTACCGAAAGGGTGCCGCAATTATGCCGtcaggcagcggcgacggcgtccaCGGCGAGGTTGCAAGCAGCCCCTACTCGGGTGCGGGTGCTGGCACCGATGGCAGGGCGAACAGCTTCACCGGCACGACGCAGTACATGAGCCCGGAGATGCTGCGTGGGCAACCGCACGACTCCCGCACCGACTGGTGGAGTTACGGGTGTCTGCTGTTCGAGTGGGCGAATGGGCGCAAGGCCTTCAACGCGCAGAACCAGTTCGCCCTCTTCCGCTCCATCGTAGAGGAGGACGTGAAGATCACCGCGGAGGACTACCGGCTCacgccgctggaggtgcacacacgcgtcgcacagctgcactaccgcgcggaggaggtgcggctgGCCTACGAGCAGcgggtggcgcggcggatgcggcggAGCTTCACGCCCTTGTCGCAGTCCACAAGaccgccagcgacgccgtcggccCTCACAGCAGAGGTCATCTACAACCCCGACAACCGCAGCTTcgatgtgcagctgcgctctcCAGCGATGTCGGCCATGTCCTTTGCGCAgtccggcagcgacggcaccggcgcagcggcagaagggGCGGAGGAAGCGCTGACGAACGACGTAGTGAAGAGCTGCACCCCGCATCCGAAGGATTCCCGTCAGCGCCCACCGTCCCTGTTGCCGTCGTTCGACGCTGCAGCCACACACGTCACCCCGCACCGGCATGCCCACCGTCGCCTGCACAGCTACAGCTACGCGTCGCCGCACTCCACAGCAACGGTGCCGAAAGCatccgtggcggtgctgctgaacGACTCCTTCGCGAACCAGCTCGGTGCGCTGGGCGTGTCCAGGACTGCCAGTGCGGAAGAAGACACTCAAGGACCGTCGCCGCAGTCGACGCTGAACGACTCCTTCGCCGGCGTGGAATCCAACTCCGTCGTGTCGCTCTGTGGCGCGCCGACGAACCTGTCCATGCGTCTGACCACCACCGAGGACGGCGTcatcgctgcgctgctctcgtccgcctccccgacggcggtgcacctccagcaccagcaacagcagcaggagcggcatcgccgccatcagcggcgccgactgCGTCTGTCCTGCCTCAACCTGGACGAGGCGACCCGTGACCGCTACATCGacaacgccgtcgcgcagATGGCTGAGGctcaggcgctgctgcgcgacctGACGATGAAGCTGCTGGACCGCCGCATGGAGCACCGCCTCAGCGGCGAGGCCGTCCTGGAGCACCCCTTCTTCACCTGCCCATACGTTGTCTCGCAGCTGTACTACGACGTTTATCAGAGGCGCGTCCTGTCGACGGAGATGCGCCGCTCCGTGCGCGCTGCCTTCGGCTCCAACAACTTGCCGGCCGACTTCGTCGCGCCAATGTGGGATgggacgctgcagcagcccacGACGGtcgcctctccgctgcccCCGCTGGTGCCAGCTTCCCCGACGCCCTTCGCCACGAcgaccaccgctgctgctgccgccgcatctgtctcgcacacgcacgactCCTTTCTGGCGAttccgctgccgtcgcagacGCGGCCGGAGGACTGGCGCGAGCTCTTCATGGAACGGCGCATTCGCGCCCCCTacgcgccgcggctgcgcaccCGCGACGACCTGCGCTACTTCCCGgctgcggtgacggcgacgggactctctgccgcggcggagcagcaccgccgcatcAAGGAGGTTAAGGAACAGCAGAAGGAGCTCATGATGATGCGCGCCAATAAAACGGCGGCGACCGCCACAAACAAAAGCTTCGGCAGCGCGAGCTTCCCAGCAACCCTGTCTTGCCCAAACACGCAGCTGACGGCGAACGGcagtggcagtggtggtggtggctccGTCGTTCTTGTGCCCCTCgatgcggaggcggcgcaacaggtgcagcagcttctaGTGGCGAGCGCCAGCAGTCTCAGTTTGCAAAATCGCGATGATGCCTCTCTTCTGCCTGAGCTCGACCCCGACGGGCCAGCAGCCGTGCACACCGATGGCGTGAGAACCGCTCTGGAAGTGTCccacgcggccgccgcaccggTCGCGCTCACGTCTTCCGGCGCTGGCGTAGCGGTTTCCACGCCGGCCGCCAGCTCTCAGGGGCCGGCGGAGAAAAcccagccgctgcagctgcccgcAGTGGAAGTGATAGCAGCCGTCACTGCTGACCTTGGCGATGCTTCACCGTCGCACAAGCGACTGGCCGAAGTGCCGGCCCAGAGTTCCGCGGCCGGTGATGCCCGAAGGGCAGACTTCGCGGAAGAGGTGCCGCTCGACACGAGGGGGACGACAGCGACCGgaacggcggcgacgactgcgTCAGTGGCGCTCCCATCACGCATGTGGGAACCGCAGCTAGCAGGGCATTGCTCAGCCAGGATGAGCTCCGCGAAGGCATCTCCGATGGACACGCCACTCAGCGTGggtagcggcagcggcagtttGACGACGTCAGCGGCGGTTGCTGAATTTCGGCCAGACCTTTTTGACCGcgctgcgacgctgccgcagagcTTCGTGgatgccgcgctggcggtggcggcggcagcccagaagaagcagcagcgctccgcAGACTCCGGCACTGCCCCGAAAGCCTTGATCACTGCCCCTGTGGAGACtcagggcagcagcactggagccgtggcagcggccgAGACAGcttgcgcctccgcctccaccgacgtaacgcgcagcaccggcgcagaGAGAAGCACCTTCGCGGCAACGCCACCGACTTCACTTGAGgctctgccgcagcagcagccggccaGGGTAGATGACGCCGCGCCCAACAGCTCTGTACTGCCCGCAAGCCGCGAGATGGCGTACGCTGCCGACGGGCGACTGAGCGGAGCGCTCCCAACATGTGGTGGCGTTGGTACGCACAGTACGGCAGACGCGGAGGCGGTCGTGGAGGAAGCGGAGAAGGAACATGCAGAGGTGCTGGtagacgaggacgaggaccatgatggcggtggtggttACTATGAGCAGGATGCCCtcgccgaggacgacgcgcacgcggtggacggcggcgatgattCCACGATCGTggaagaggcagcagccgcagccgacATGACGAGCGAAACAGATACCATCACGGTTGCCGCGGTCAACTCGACGATGGAAGTTAGTAGCTTCGAAGACTCCCATGCGAGCGTACGGTTGCCGACGCCAACGCGACGCGGCACGTTGGTCAAATCGTCGGTAgtcgtcagcagcgccggcacgagCGGGTGGggaagcagcgctgcgaaCCCACTCTCTcccggcgtcggcggcgtcgacgtggaggccgacagcaacaacagcgtctgccgccgcggcaacgtATCGGTCACCGGTCCGACTCCCATCGTGCCCGTGGAGGTGCCGCCGACTGCGAACGCTTCCCTTAACCTGCGCAGCCACTCGCGCACGTCGTTGGGCGGCGGCTCCACACGTCCCATGCACGGCTCTCTGAAGGGGGCACCTGTGtacgcgtcgccgctgctcggccACAGCGGCGAGATGCACTGCGACCTCAGCGCCTTTACAATTTCGCCGGTCTCCTCCACGACCACCATGCTGCTCGAAGACTCGCAGCGGTCGCTGTCGACCAGCCTCGGccccagcggcgctggcggtccgtgcggcaccagcagcgcgtggGCGACGCCATCGTCTGCCGACACACAGGTTCCTGAGCGGGAGTATCAACGCCGAGTccaccatcatcgccatcCGCTGTCGTACGCCGACGGCAGTGGAAACCAAGACGTGCCGGATGCATCACCGCACATGCTACCGTTGCCGCCATCCCTCGCGTACCGTGAAGAgagccagcagcagcccccgGAAAAGCTTTTGTCCGCCGCGACGTCCTTCGAGAACGCCTTGCTTCCAGCAACCACCTcgtcctccagcaccaccaacaccacaCCCTTGGGAACGATCATGATGATCCAGTCCGCTGAGCTGACGGGCGTTGGCAGATCGCTTagtgccgccaccaccgcagcaggtACCGCAAGTGACGCCGCGCTGTCGTGCACcgcgtcgccagcggcgctgcaggcgctggcggccgtCCGTGACGGTACCACAACCGTCGGCGGTGTCGAGGCCTCGCCCGAGAGCCCGTGCGGTGGGGAGCTGCATagcgctggtgctgtgcgCTCGCGCGGCCCGCAGATGCCGGCCGCATTCTCCGCCGTGGAGCATCGTGGTGCACACCCATCAAGTGcgactgcggctgcggtCACAAGAGTGGCAAGCATGAACGTCAACCACGACGTCGCTGATGATGACGACAACCACGATGTGGGGATAGCGGACGAGGCGGGCTACGAGAGAAGCGGTGGTGaggagcacagcagcggcgacgacgacggcagtgaCACGATGACCACCTCCGGCAGCGCGAGCGAAGGGCAAGACGAGGACGATCAGAAGAGTGACGCCAGTGAATCGGTCGATTCTGCACGGCGACCGACGCCGTCCGCGCCAGCCAGTGCACGTGGTGAGAACGTCGCCGGCAGTGAGCGCAACGCGGACGCCGTGTCGTCGTTGCTGGACTCGACTGCGTCCTCCATCTCCACGACGACGTCCACTTCGGTGCACGCCTTCTCCATGTCCTCGGATGCCTCCTCGACAAGCTCGCAGGGTGACAACAACAGGGCAGCCGCGATGTATTCCACAACCATTCGCCCACCAATGGTACTGCTGGCCGGGGCCGaccgtggcggcgatggcggcccCTCCGGCACCATCAGTGGGCGCCGACAACGCGGTGACACCATCTCCCTGTCTCCGTACGATACACCGTGGTCGTTCAACGCTCGTatcggcagctgcagcggtggtggggatcaccgtcgccgcggcagcgaccaGTGCATGCCGCATCGGTACGCCCACTTCGGTCGCAACGCTGCGCATGGTGGTGTCGGCACGAGCATGCCCTTCGCCGCCACAGACGTGACGGTGACGGTGAACCCGACCATGTGCGCGACCCTCTCCGCTAACGCGCCGCTGTCCttggacagcagcggcagccggctCTTCAGCACCGCGtttgcctcctctctcaGCCTCGACACgatcggtggcggcgctggcgacacCGCAGGGTTCCTGGGGCCACTCACAACCACGCTCTCTGGTGTCGCGTACAACGTCGATGACGAGGCTAGCATGAGCACCTTtgcagcgacgccgatgaTGCCGGCCGAAGGCAGCGaccgcgacagcggcgccgcatcgacgCCGACTTTGGGCTACGGCGGGCGCGGTCAGGGCGGCAAGGATGCCATCGGGcccaccgccagcagcggtgccgacAGCCCTTCAGCCGCGGGCCGCCGACGAGGCGTGCAGGCGATctgggcgcagcagcaacgcaagCGAATCGCACGCGaactacagcagcagcagcagcagcagcaggaatCGGATccctcagcggcagcgtcgctgctgtgcgaGGCTGGCGCTGAAAGCGGTAGTCGTGGCATCAGTGACAGTGGAGGATGGTGGTCGTATTGGTCCAAgcacggcagcaacgacgccACCATCTCCTCTACAGACAAGCTCGTCGGCCTCACCTCCAACGACGGCTGTGCtgagccgcagcaccggcagaTGCACTTGGGCGTGCCATACGACCACGCCATCGGCGACGATGACAAAGacgacgcggctgctgcggggcggggcggtagcccaccgcagcggcagtccTGTTCTGCGAAGAGCGGCGGTGAACAGGGCCGCAGTGATGGTCGAGGTGGCAAGAGAGACCACCGGAACGTGGCATTGACACGCTGCGGCAACGAAGGTGGTGCGGACGGCCGGACCGGtgccaccggcgacggcagcaacagcggtgGCCTCAGCAGCTTCGGCGCcgggggtggcggcagcggtggttTTGACCACTTTCACAACTTTTCCTTCACGTCTCCACAGATTCTTCAGCAGTAccttgcctcctcctcctcctccggtggcggcgacggtgacgttGACGAGGGAAGGCGACGTCCGCACTACCAACGACTTCGTCGTGGTCGcctggacggcggcgactcTGACAGAGAGCCCTGA